From one Mytilus edulis chromosome 1, xbMytEdul2.2, whole genome shotgun sequence genomic stretch:
- the LOC139508194 gene encoding uncharacterized protein, with amino-acid sequence MLEASITSKLVNFPTLTNKDNARLYDLSDILSEIEYHKENPKLGCLLAYFDSSSGINPIVEKLPYGLQEKWITRASRYKSKYEVAFPPFTEFSAFIREMSKIKNDPGFIFGSKVTPNTKDSTPRFTPQTYSKVNVHKTAIEQQTEDSSQQQNLCILHKTKHTLNECRAFRAKPIEERKELLRQNNVCYKCCESTTHRSRDCNASISCNECGSERHTTALHITRPQQSESSQFSSPRQAYGGEQTESAETKLTSVRSICTEIYKDHKSEKSYAKILPVDVYHKDKTNKIIRMYAIIDDQSNRSLASPEFFSLFNVREKPENYSLTTCSGKRGKDFVIKSVHSDVRFDLPTLIECNNIPNHRDEIPTPEVAMHHPHLKELRGSIPPIEERCQILLLIGRDLIEAHHVLEQRLGPSRTPFAQKLRLGWVIIGNTYIDKQTSPIQVNTKITNVSITESEQRLASRPEIAVKDKNPIVVQYNDTNFHLNAKVAKSHSMQSLECTGPSTKPVKRTNSSKGTSLASLKAKSVTSIEKSRDKESFNPKSTEPKVHGEEINSIHKPIPKEGPLANLNLPLHEQRLLRGGSSIVKSDLNISEKEPVVLSGHRHRVTPFLGHYYDKIKHRGRHSTDRATRSAGLDVMTKRLISSDTHKDVSYRQIGRQPTTNSCYTSIYLRSSSPSNYVGENSSHYRYSSNRTFYRTQQCRLRHPSSKGQKTVPSQFHVERTY; translated from the coding sequence atgttggaagcctctATCACGAGTAAACTCGTCAATTTTCCTACCTTGACGAACAAAGATAACGCACGTCTTTATGACTTGTCTGATATTCTATCAGAAATCGAATAtcacaaggaaaatcccaagctgggatgtttgcTTGCTTATTTCGATTCTTCGTCCGGTATAAATCCTATTGTGGAAAAACTACCATACGGACTCCAAGAAAAGTGGATAACAAGGGCTTCAAGATACAAGTCCAAATATGAAGTTGCCTTTCCGCCATTCACAGAATTCTCTGCCTTCATCAGGGAAATGAGCAAAATTAAGAACGATCCTGGGTTCATCTTTGGATCAAAAgtaacaccaaatacaaaagaCTCTACGCCAAGGTTCACACCTCAGACGTACTCTAAAGTCAACGTCCATAAGACGGCTATTGAACAGCAAACTGAAGACAGCAGTCAACAACAAAATCTGTGTATCCTACATAAGACAAAGCATACCTTGAATGAGTGCCGAGCATTCCGAGCCAAACCAATCGAGGAACGCAAGGAACTGTTAAGACAAAACAATGTGTGCTACAAGTGTTGTGAGTCAACCACACACAGAAGTCGGGACTGCAACGCAAGTATCAGTTGTAACGAGTGTGGAAGTGAACGACATACCACAGCActtcacatcactagaccacaACAATCTGAAAGTTCCCAGTTTAGCTCACCCAGAcaagcctacggcggggagcAGACAGAGTCAGCTGAAACAAAGTTAACCTCTGTACGTTCGATCTGCACAGAGATCTACAAAGATCATAAGAGCGAGAAATCTTATGCCAAGATATTACCTGTGGACGTGTACCACAAGgacaagacaaacaaaattatcaggatgtacgccattattgacgaccaaagcaaccggtctcTTGCCTCGCCTGAATTCTTCAGTCTGTTTAACGTTCGGGAGAAACCTGAAAACTACTCTCTTACGACATGTTCCGGGAAAAGAGGAAAAGATTTCGTCATAAAATCTGTACATAGTGACGTACGATTTGATCTGCCTAcattaattgaatgtaataatattCCCAATCATCGAGACGAAATTCCTACTCCTGAAGTTGCAATGCATCATCCTCATCTGAAAGAACTCAGAGGAAGCATTCCACCAATAGAGGAACGTTGTCAAATTCTTCTCCTTATTGGAAGggaccttatagaggcacaccaCGTCCTTGAACAACGCCTAGGACCATCCCGAACTCCATTTGCCCAAAAGTTGAGACTTGGTTGGGTCATAATTGGAAATACATACATTGACAAGCAAACTTCTCCTATTCAAGTCAACACAAAGATAACTAACGTTTCAATCACGGAATCAGAACAACGTCTTGCCTCAAGACCGGAAATAGCCGTCAAGGACAAGAATCCTATTGTTGTTCAGTATAACGACACAAACTTTCATTTGAATGCCAAGGTCGCTAAATCGCATTCAATGCAATCCCTTGAATGTACAGGACCTAGTACCAAGCCTGTTAAACGCACAAATTCATCTAAAGGGACATCACTCGCGTCACTAAAAGCAAAATCTGTGACTTCTATAGAAAAATCTAGAGATAAAGAAAGTTTCAATCCGAAATCAACAGAACCTAAAGTTCATGGAGAGGAAATCAATAGCATTCACAAACCTATTCCGAAAGAAGGACCTCTTGCCAATCTCAATCTGCCATTGCATGAGCAACGTCTACTACGAGGAGGAAGCAGTATTGTCAAATCTGACTTGAATATAAGTGAAAAGGAACCAGTAGTCTTATCTGGACATCGTCACAGAGTAACACCTTTTCTTGGACATTACTACGACAAAATCAAACATAGAGGACGCCACTCTACAGATAGAGCGACTAGATCTGCAGGATTGGACGTTATGACGAAACGCCTAATTTCGTCTGATACTCACAAAGATGTGTCATATCGCCAAATCGGAAGACAACCAACTACTAACTCTTGTTATACTTCGATCTATCTTCGATCGTCATCGCCGTCTAACTACGTTGGAGAAAACAGTTCCCATTATCGATACAGCAGTAATAGAACATTCTACAGAACACAACAATGTCGTCTGAGACACCCTTCTTCTAAAGGACAAAAAACTGTGCCTTCCCAGTTTCACGTGGAACGTACTTATTAG
- the LOC139506805 gene encoding merlin-like: MDPSHVEQQEEIHAPEGNVPDLELLQNPSNTTHLDENPETRRVRDLTEKGKGAYTEKRNKFCEELEVLWSDITTQLLEITTPPNELQQVLTAQDNLVKACTNYRRLTDEYLDFLKRTRTLDSQKDIDACNLTLDLRLSKVELAMDSLHEHRLALTKAKSTKTKTSRGKKTSHSGSSNVSDMSSLARRKRAKAEAAKSKIAFVEKHALIIQQEAMLEEQALFRQIEMEQEAAQKKAEMEQEATRKKAEMEQEVAQGKVQLEQEAAQRTVQLEQEAMPAEAEARILEYDDSQAFSDLPDEKEDLLQRVQDFVNKLPVSTAVKEVTGPQKKKQIPVKIELSHEAPAFVPSVALNLPSQTPKVLPTRAKSPDVNAFPDLGTITNIGKQGVSEKIPVLHQNQGVIEEIPVSHPKQGVIEENPVAYQQQINPTSEITRFLLRKDLLFSRLTNFNDQAESFHTWKSSFKNVIDELQVSDSEQIDLLIKWLGPESGKHAMSIRASNANNPTRGL; this comes from the exons ATGGATCCAAGTCATGTGGAACAACAAGAAGAGATACATGCCCCAGAGGGAAATGTCCCAGATCTAGAACTCTTACAAAATCCGTCTAATACCACACATTTAGATGAAAATCCCGAGACTAGGCGAGTACGGGATCTCACCGAAAAAGGTAAAGGAGCCTACACAGAAAAACGTAACAAGTTCTGTGAGGAATTAGAGGTCCTTTGGTCAGATATAACGACCCAGTTATTGGAAATCACCACACCTCCCAATGAACTTCAGCAAGTCTTAACAGCCCAGGACAATCTTGTAAAAGCCTGTACAAATTATCGTAGGCTCACAGACGAATATCTGGACTTTCTAAAAAGGACCAGAACGTTGGACAGTCAAAAAGACATAGACGCATGTAACCTTACATTGGATCTCCGTCTGTCCAAAGTGGAACTGGCCATGGACTCTTTACACGAGCATCGCCTCGCCCTAACAAAGGCCAAATCAACTAAAACAAAGACCTCAAGGGGTAAGAAAACCTCGCACAGCGGTAGCTCTAACGTGTCAGACATGTCAAGTTTGGCACGGAGAAAGCGTGCCAAGGCAGAGGCTGCAAAGTCTAAGATAGCATTCGTCGAAAAACATGCCCTTATCATACAACAGGAAGCAATGTTAGAGGAACAAGCCTTGTTCAGACAAattgaaatggaacaggaagcagcACAGAAAAAGgctgaaatggaacaggaagccaCACGTAAAAAGGCAGAAATGGAGCAAGAAGTCGCTCAAGGTAAAGTTCAACTAGAACAGGAGGCCGCACAGAGAACAGTGCAATTAGAACAAGAGGCTATGC ccgcagaagccgaggctcgtatCCTGGAATACGATGACAGCCAAGCGTTTAGCGATCTCCCTGACGAAAAGGAAGACCTGctccagcgtgtgcaagatttcgtcaataaacttcctgtatcaactgctgtaaaggaagtaacaggacctcaaaagaaaaaacaaattcctgttaaAATTGAGCTGAGTCAtgaagcaccagcgttcgtgccatcTGTGGCACTGAACTTGCCATCACAAACACCTAAGGTCTTGCCTACACGTGCTAAGTCACCAGATGTTAATGCATTCCCAGATCTGGGAACAATAACTAACATAGGAAAACAGGGCGTTTCAGAAAAGATCCCTGTCTTACACCAAAATCAAGGCGtcatagaagagatccctgtttcaCACCCAAAACAAGGCGTAATAGAAGAGAACCCTGTAGCATACCAGCAACAAATCAATCCCACGTCGGAGATAACTAGATTTCTTTTACGCAAAGACCTATTATTCTCCAGGCTAACAAATTTTAATGACCAGGCAGAATCCTTCCATACATGGAAATCTAGCTTCAAAAACGTCATAGACGAATTACAAGTTTCTGACTCGGAACAAATAGACCTACTGATAAAGTGGCTAGGGCCAGAGTCTGGTAAACATGCCATGAGTATTAGGGCATCAAATGCCAACAACCCTACTAGAGGCTTATAG